The following are encoded in a window of Corythoichthys intestinalis isolate RoL2023-P3 chromosome 8, ASM3026506v1, whole genome shotgun sequence genomic DNA:
- the rbm47 gene encoding RNA-binding protein 47 isoform X4 has translation MTAEDPASSSTMSNNTAPSKPCKSTGASHHAVLGQINIPDGVAGTPNEAALVALMERTGYGMVQENGQRKYGPPPGWNSPSPPRGCEIFVGKIPRDVYEDELVPVFESVGRIYEMRLMMDFDGKNRGYAFVMYTEKHEAKRAVRELNNYEVRPGRLLGVCSSVDNCRLFIGGIPKTKKREEILEEVSKVTEGVLDVIVYASAADKMKNRGFAFVEYESHRAAAMARRKLMPGRIQLWGHQIAVDWAEPEIDVDEDVMETVKILYVRNLMMETSEETIKQVFSQWNPGCVERVKKIRDYAFVHFISRDDAVLAMDHLNGTEVEGSCVEVTLAKPVDKEQYSRQKASKGVPAAPEAPQQSYVYQCDPYTLAYYGYPYNTLIGPNRDYFVKGTVRGRGRATTGNRTPGPRGSYLGGYSAGRGIYSRYHEGKTKLPEKSYELMPSLELAASVNPVAIKPGTMALPTLAGQYPVFSAAPAAKLMEEGKVHTVEHLINPLAMQHPEHTAAPAAAATVLPVSTPPPFQGRPITPVYAMAHNVPRIQAAGGLYSAGYVPITNYAANTAALAALQKNAAVAAAAYGGYAGYAVPQAFPATAFQLPIHDVYQY, from the exons ATGACAGCTGAAGATCCTGCTTCCTCTTCAACCATGAGCAACAATACTGCCCCCTCCAAACCCTGCAAATCCACGGGTGCCTCACACCATGCTGTCCTcggacagatcaacattccggaTGGTGTTGCAGGGACTCCCAATGAGGCTGCACTGGTGGCCTTGATGGAGCGCACTGGTTATGGTATGGTCCAAGAAAATGGACAACGTAAATACGGCCCTCCTCCCGGTTGGAACAGCCCTTCTCCACCAAGGGGATGTGAGATCTTTGTGGGCAAGATCCCAAGAGATGTCTATGAGGATGAGCTCGTTCCTGTGTTTGAGTCTGTGGGACGCATCTATGAGATGCGCCTGATGATGGACTTTGATGGGAAGAACCGAGGCTACGCATTCGTAATGTACACTGAGAAACACGAGGCAAAGCGAGCTGTGCGGGAGCTCAACAACTACGAGGTGCGTCCTGGGCGACTCCTCGGGGTCTGCTCTTCCGTGGACAACTGCCGTCTTTTCATTGGCGGTATCCCCAAAACCAAAAAGCGTGAGGAGATTCTGGAGGAGGTCTCCAAAGTGACCGAGGGTGTGCTGGATGTGATAGTTTATGCCAGTGCAGCAGACAAGATGAAGAACCGTGGCTTTGCCTTCGTAGAGTATGAGTCGCACCGTGCGGCCGCCATGGCCCGCAGGAAACTAATGCCAGGTCGTATTCAGCTGTGGGGACACCAGATTGCAGTGGACTGGGCAGAACCAGAAATCGATGTGGACGAAGACGTCATGGAGACAgttaaaatactgtatgttaggAATCTCATGATGGAGACAAGCGAGGAAACAATTAAACAG GTGTTTAGTCAGTGGAACCCAGGATGTGtagagcgtgttaagaaaatccGTGATTACGCCTTTGTTCACTTCATATCCCGTGATGATGCCGTGCTGGCCATGGACCACCTCAACGGAACGGAGGTGGAGGGCTCCTGCGTTGAGGTCACACTTGCCAAGCCAGTTGATAAAGAGCAGTACTCTCGCCAGAAGGCCTCAAAGGGGGTACCTGCTGCTCCAGAAGCTCCACAACAGAGCTATGTTTACCAGTGTGACCCTTACACATTGGCCTACTACGGTTATCCCTACAACACACTTATTGGACCCAACAGGGACTACTTTGTGAAAG GTACTGTGCGAGGTCGTGGTCGCGCTACCACAGGTAACCGTACCCCTGGTCCCCGGGGATCATACCTGGGGGGTTACTCTGCTGGTCGTGGCATCTACAGCCGCTACCACGAGGGTAAGACCAAGCTGCCCGAAAAGTCCTATGAACTGATGCCCAGTCTGGAGCTTGCTGCCTCCGTCAACCCAGTTGCCATCAAACCAGGCACAA TGGCATTGCCAACTTTGGCTGGACAGTACCCAGTATTCAGTGCGGCCCCGGCAGCCAAGCTGATGGAGGAGGGCAAGGTGCACACTGTGGAGCACCTTATCAACCCTCTGGCCATGCAACACCCTGAACATACCGCTGCTCCTGCTGCCGCCGCTACGGTTCTGCCTGTCTCCACTCCACCTCCTTTTCAG GGTCGTCCAATCACTCCTGTCTATGCCATGGCCCACAATGTCCCCCGCATTCAAGCAGCTGGTGGCCTGTACAGTGCCGGATACGTCCCTATCACAAACTATGCGGCCAACACGGCCGCTCTGGCTGCCCTGCAGAAGAACGCAGCAGTTGCGGCCGCGGCGTACGGAGGCTACGCTGGCTACGCCGTGCCGCAGGCCTTCCCGGCGACGGCCTTCCAGCTGCCCATCCACGATGTCTACCAGTATTGA
- the rbm47 gene encoding RNA-binding protein 47 isoform X8: protein MTAEDPASSSTMSNNTAPSKPCKSTGASHHAVLGQINIPDGVAGTPNEAALVALMERTGYGMVQENGQRKYGPPPGWNSPSPPRGCEIFVGKIPRDVYEDELVPVFESVGRIYEMRLMMDFDGKNRGYAFVMYTEKHEAKRAVRELNNYEVRPGRLLGVCSSVDNCRLFIGGIPKTKKREEILEEVSKVTEGVLDVIVYASAADKMKNRGFAFVEYESHRAAAMARRKLMPGRIQLWGHQIAVDWAEPEIDVDEDVMETVKILYVRNLMMETSEETIKQVFSQWNPGCVERVKKIRDYAFVHFISRDDAVLAMDHLNGTEVEGSCVEVTLAKPVDKEQYSRQKASKGVPAAPEAPQQSYVYQCDPYTLAYYGYPYNTLIGPNRDYFVKVALPTLAGQYPVFSAAPAAKLMEEGKVHTVEHLINPLAMQHPEHTAAPAAAATVLPVSTPPPFQGRPITPVYAMAHNVPRIQAAGGLYSAGYVPITNYAANTAALAALQKNAAVAAAAYGGYAGYAVPQAFPATAFQLPIHDVYQY, encoded by the exons ATGACAGCTGAAGATCCTGCTTCCTCTTCAACCATGAGCAACAATACTGCCCCCTCCAAACCCTGCAAATCCACGGGTGCCTCACACCATGCTGTCCTcggacagatcaacattccggaTGGTGTTGCAGGGACTCCCAATGAGGCTGCACTGGTGGCCTTGATGGAGCGCACTGGTTATGGTATGGTCCAAGAAAATGGACAACGTAAATACGGCCCTCCTCCCGGTTGGAACAGCCCTTCTCCACCAAGGGGATGTGAGATCTTTGTGGGCAAGATCCCAAGAGATGTCTATGAGGATGAGCTCGTTCCTGTGTTTGAGTCTGTGGGACGCATCTATGAGATGCGCCTGATGATGGACTTTGATGGGAAGAACCGAGGCTACGCATTCGTAATGTACACTGAGAAACACGAGGCAAAGCGAGCTGTGCGGGAGCTCAACAACTACGAGGTGCGTCCTGGGCGACTCCTCGGGGTCTGCTCTTCCGTGGACAACTGCCGTCTTTTCATTGGCGGTATCCCCAAAACCAAAAAGCGTGAGGAGATTCTGGAGGAGGTCTCCAAAGTGACCGAGGGTGTGCTGGATGTGATAGTTTATGCCAGTGCAGCAGACAAGATGAAGAACCGTGGCTTTGCCTTCGTAGAGTATGAGTCGCACCGTGCGGCCGCCATGGCCCGCAGGAAACTAATGCCAGGTCGTATTCAGCTGTGGGGACACCAGATTGCAGTGGACTGGGCAGAACCAGAAATCGATGTGGACGAAGACGTCATGGAGACAgttaaaatactgtatgttaggAATCTCATGATGGAGACAAGCGAGGAAACAATTAAACAG GTGTTTAGTCAGTGGAACCCAGGATGTGtagagcgtgttaagaaaatccGTGATTACGCCTTTGTTCACTTCATATCCCGTGATGATGCCGTGCTGGCCATGGACCACCTCAACGGAACGGAGGTGGAGGGCTCCTGCGTTGAGGTCACACTTGCCAAGCCAGTTGATAAAGAGCAGTACTCTCGCCAGAAGGCCTCAAAGGGGGTACCTGCTGCTCCAGAAGCTCCACAACAGAGCTATGTTTACCAGTGTGACCCTTACACATTGGCCTACTACGGTTATCCCTACAACACACTTATTGGACCCAACAGGGACTACTTTGTGAAAG TGGCATTGCCAACTTTGGCTGGACAGTACCCAGTATTCAGTGCGGCCCCGGCAGCCAAGCTGATGGAGGAGGGCAAGGTGCACACTGTGGAGCACCTTATCAACCCTCTGGCCATGCAACACCCTGAACATACCGCTGCTCCTGCTGCCGCCGCTACGGTTCTGCCTGTCTCCACTCCACCTCCTTTTCAG GGTCGTCCAATCACTCCTGTCTATGCCATGGCCCACAATGTCCCCCGCATTCAAGCAGCTGGTGGCCTGTACAGTGCCGGATACGTCCCTATCACAAACTATGCGGCCAACACGGCCGCTCTGGCTGCCCTGCAGAAGAACGCAGCAGTTGCGGCCGCGGCGTACGGAGGCTACGCTGGCTACGCCGTGCCGCAGGCCTTCCCGGCGACGGCCTTCCAGCTGCCCATCCACGATGTCTACCAGTATTGA
- the rbm47 gene encoding RNA-binding protein 47 isoform X1, with the protein MTAEDPASSSTMSNNTAPSKPCKSTGASHHAVLGQINIPDGVAGTPNEAALVALMERTGYGMVQENGQRKYGPPPGWNSPSPPRGCEIFVGKIPRDVYEDELVPVFESVGRIYEMRLMMDFDGKNRGYAFVMYTEKHEAKRAVRELNNYEVRPGRLLGVCSSVDNCRLFIGGIPKTKKREEILEEVSKVTEGVLDVIVYASAADKMKNRGFAFVEYESHRAAAMARRKLMPGRIQLWGHQIAVDWAEPEIDVDEDVMETVKILYVRNLMMETSEETIKQVFSQWNPGCVERVKKIRDYAFVHFISRDDAVLAMDHLNGTEVEGSCVEVTLAKPVDKEQYSRQKASKGVPAAPEAPQQSYVYQCDPYTLAYYGYPYNTLIGPNRDYFVKGSSLIQNNAGTVRGRGRATTGNRTPGPRGSYLGGYSAGRGIYSRYHEGKTKLPEKSYELMPSLELAASVNPVAIKPGTMALPTLAGQYPVFSAAPAAKLMEEGKVHTVEHLINPLAMQHPEHTAAPAAAATVLPVSTPPPFQGRPITPVYAMAHNVPRIQAAGGLYSAGYVPITNYAANTAALAALQKNAAVAAAAYGGYAGYAVPQAFPATAFQLPIHDVYQY; encoded by the exons ATGACAGCTGAAGATCCTGCTTCCTCTTCAACCATGAGCAACAATACTGCCCCCTCCAAACCCTGCAAATCCACGGGTGCCTCACACCATGCTGTCCTcggacagatcaacattccggaTGGTGTTGCAGGGACTCCCAATGAGGCTGCACTGGTGGCCTTGATGGAGCGCACTGGTTATGGTATGGTCCAAGAAAATGGACAACGTAAATACGGCCCTCCTCCCGGTTGGAACAGCCCTTCTCCACCAAGGGGATGTGAGATCTTTGTGGGCAAGATCCCAAGAGATGTCTATGAGGATGAGCTCGTTCCTGTGTTTGAGTCTGTGGGACGCATCTATGAGATGCGCCTGATGATGGACTTTGATGGGAAGAACCGAGGCTACGCATTCGTAATGTACACTGAGAAACACGAGGCAAAGCGAGCTGTGCGGGAGCTCAACAACTACGAGGTGCGTCCTGGGCGACTCCTCGGGGTCTGCTCTTCCGTGGACAACTGCCGTCTTTTCATTGGCGGTATCCCCAAAACCAAAAAGCGTGAGGAGATTCTGGAGGAGGTCTCCAAAGTGACCGAGGGTGTGCTGGATGTGATAGTTTATGCCAGTGCAGCAGACAAGATGAAGAACCGTGGCTTTGCCTTCGTAGAGTATGAGTCGCACCGTGCGGCCGCCATGGCCCGCAGGAAACTAATGCCAGGTCGTATTCAGCTGTGGGGACACCAGATTGCAGTGGACTGGGCAGAACCAGAAATCGATGTGGACGAAGACGTCATGGAGACAgttaaaatactgtatgttaggAATCTCATGATGGAGACAAGCGAGGAAACAATTAAACAG GTGTTTAGTCAGTGGAACCCAGGATGTGtagagcgtgttaagaaaatccGTGATTACGCCTTTGTTCACTTCATATCCCGTGATGATGCCGTGCTGGCCATGGACCACCTCAACGGAACGGAGGTGGAGGGCTCCTGCGTTGAGGTCACACTTGCCAAGCCAGTTGATAAAGAGCAGTACTCTCGCCAGAAGGCCTCAAAGGGGGTACCTGCTGCTCCAGAAGCTCCACAACAGAGCTATGTTTACCAGTGTGACCCTTACACATTGGCCTACTACGGTTATCCCTACAACACACTTATTGGACCCAACAGGGACTACTTTGTGAAAG GATCCTCATTGATACAGAACAATG CAGGTACTGTGCGAGGTCGTGGTCGCGCTACCACAGGTAACCGTACCCCTGGTCCCCGGGGATCATACCTGGGGGGTTACTCTGCTGGTCGTGGCATCTACAGCCGCTACCACGAGGGTAAGACCAAGCTGCCCGAAAAGTCCTATGAACTGATGCCCAGTCTGGAGCTTGCTGCCTCCGTCAACCCAGTTGCCATCAAACCAGGCACAA TGGCATTGCCAACTTTGGCTGGACAGTACCCAGTATTCAGTGCGGCCCCGGCAGCCAAGCTGATGGAGGAGGGCAAGGTGCACACTGTGGAGCACCTTATCAACCCTCTGGCCATGCAACACCCTGAACATACCGCTGCTCCTGCTGCCGCCGCTACGGTTCTGCCTGTCTCCACTCCACCTCCTTTTCAG GGTCGTCCAATCACTCCTGTCTATGCCATGGCCCACAATGTCCCCCGCATTCAAGCAGCTGGTGGCCTGTACAGTGCCGGATACGTCCCTATCACAAACTATGCGGCCAACACGGCCGCTCTGGCTGCCCTGCAGAAGAACGCAGCAGTTGCGGCCGCGGCGTACGGAGGCTACGCTGGCTACGCCGTGCCGCAGGCCTTCCCGGCGACGGCCTTCCAGCTGCCCATCCACGATGTCTACCAGTATTGA
- the rbm47 gene encoding RNA-binding protein 47 isoform X7: MTAEDPASSSTMSNNTAPSKPCKSTGASHHAVLGQINIPDGVAGTPNEAALVALMERTGYGMVQENGQRKYGPPPGWNSPSPPRGCEIFVGKIPRDVYEDELVPVFESVGRIYEMRLMMDFDGKNRGYAFVMYTEKHEAKRAVRELNNYEVRPGRLLGVCSSVDNCRLFIGGIPKTKKREEILEEVSKVTEGVLDVIVYASAADKMKNRGFAFVEYESHRAAAMARRKLMPGRIQLWGHQIAVDWAEPEIDVDEDVMETVKILYVRNLMMETSEETIKQVFSQWNPGCVERVKKIRDYAFVHFISRDDAVLAMDHLNGTEVEGSCVEVTLAKPVDKEQYSRQKASKGVPAAPEAPQQSYVYQCDPYTLAYYGYPYNTLIGPNRDYFVKGSSLIQNNVALPTLAGQYPVFSAAPAAKLMEEGKVHTVEHLINPLAMQHPEHTAAPAAAATVLPVSTPPPFQGRPITPVYAMAHNVPRIQAAGGLYSAGYVPITNYAANTAALAALQKNAAVAAAAYGGYAGYAVPQAFPATAFQLPIHDVYQY; encoded by the exons ATGACAGCTGAAGATCCTGCTTCCTCTTCAACCATGAGCAACAATACTGCCCCCTCCAAACCCTGCAAATCCACGGGTGCCTCACACCATGCTGTCCTcggacagatcaacattccggaTGGTGTTGCAGGGACTCCCAATGAGGCTGCACTGGTGGCCTTGATGGAGCGCACTGGTTATGGTATGGTCCAAGAAAATGGACAACGTAAATACGGCCCTCCTCCCGGTTGGAACAGCCCTTCTCCACCAAGGGGATGTGAGATCTTTGTGGGCAAGATCCCAAGAGATGTCTATGAGGATGAGCTCGTTCCTGTGTTTGAGTCTGTGGGACGCATCTATGAGATGCGCCTGATGATGGACTTTGATGGGAAGAACCGAGGCTACGCATTCGTAATGTACACTGAGAAACACGAGGCAAAGCGAGCTGTGCGGGAGCTCAACAACTACGAGGTGCGTCCTGGGCGACTCCTCGGGGTCTGCTCTTCCGTGGACAACTGCCGTCTTTTCATTGGCGGTATCCCCAAAACCAAAAAGCGTGAGGAGATTCTGGAGGAGGTCTCCAAAGTGACCGAGGGTGTGCTGGATGTGATAGTTTATGCCAGTGCAGCAGACAAGATGAAGAACCGTGGCTTTGCCTTCGTAGAGTATGAGTCGCACCGTGCGGCCGCCATGGCCCGCAGGAAACTAATGCCAGGTCGTATTCAGCTGTGGGGACACCAGATTGCAGTGGACTGGGCAGAACCAGAAATCGATGTGGACGAAGACGTCATGGAGACAgttaaaatactgtatgttaggAATCTCATGATGGAGACAAGCGAGGAAACAATTAAACAG GTGTTTAGTCAGTGGAACCCAGGATGTGtagagcgtgttaagaaaatccGTGATTACGCCTTTGTTCACTTCATATCCCGTGATGATGCCGTGCTGGCCATGGACCACCTCAACGGAACGGAGGTGGAGGGCTCCTGCGTTGAGGTCACACTTGCCAAGCCAGTTGATAAAGAGCAGTACTCTCGCCAGAAGGCCTCAAAGGGGGTACCTGCTGCTCCAGAAGCTCCACAACAGAGCTATGTTTACCAGTGTGACCCTTACACATTGGCCTACTACGGTTATCCCTACAACACACTTATTGGACCCAACAGGGACTACTTTGTGAAAG GATCCTCATTGATACAGAACAATG TGGCATTGCCAACTTTGGCTGGACAGTACCCAGTATTCAGTGCGGCCCCGGCAGCCAAGCTGATGGAGGAGGGCAAGGTGCACACTGTGGAGCACCTTATCAACCCTCTGGCCATGCAACACCCTGAACATACCGCTGCTCCTGCTGCCGCCGCTACGGTTCTGCCTGTCTCCACTCCACCTCCTTTTCAG GGTCGTCCAATCACTCCTGTCTATGCCATGGCCCACAATGTCCCCCGCATTCAAGCAGCTGGTGGCCTGTACAGTGCCGGATACGTCCCTATCACAAACTATGCGGCCAACACGGCCGCTCTGGCTGCCCTGCAGAAGAACGCAGCAGTTGCGGCCGCGGCGTACGGAGGCTACGCTGGCTACGCCGTGCCGCAGGCCTTCCCGGCGACGGCCTTCCAGCTGCCCATCCACGATGTCTACCAGTATTGA
- the rbm47 gene encoding RNA-binding protein 47 isoform X2, which yields MTAEDPASSSTMSNNTAPSKPCKSTGASHHAVLGQINIPDGVAGTPNEAALVALMERTGYGMVQENGQRKYGPPPGWNSPSPPRGCEIFVGKIPRDVYEDELVPVFESVGRIYEMRLMMDFDGKNRGYAFVMYTEKHEAKRAVRELNNYEVRPGRLLGVCSSVDNCRLFIGGIPKTKKREEILEEVSKVTEGVLDVIVYASAADKMKNRGFAFVEYESHRAAAMARRKLMPGRIQLWGHQIAVDWAEPEIDVDEDVMETVKILYVRNLMMETSEETIKQVFSQWNPGCVERVKKIRDYAFVHFISRDDAVLAMDHLNGTEVEGSCVEVTLAKPVDKEQYSRQKASKGVPAAPEAPQQSYVYQCDPYTLAYYGYPYNTLIGPNRDYFVKGSSLIQNNGTVRGRGRATTGNRTPGPRGSYLGGYSAGRGIYSRYHEGKTKLPEKSYELMPSLELAASVNPVAIKPGTMALPTLAGQYPVFSAAPAAKLMEEGKVHTVEHLINPLAMQHPEHTAAPAAAATVLPVSTPPPFQGRPITPVYAMAHNVPRIQAAGGLYSAGYVPITNYAANTAALAALQKNAAVAAAAYGGYAGYAVPQAFPATAFQLPIHDVYQY from the exons ATGACAGCTGAAGATCCTGCTTCCTCTTCAACCATGAGCAACAATACTGCCCCCTCCAAACCCTGCAAATCCACGGGTGCCTCACACCATGCTGTCCTcggacagatcaacattccggaTGGTGTTGCAGGGACTCCCAATGAGGCTGCACTGGTGGCCTTGATGGAGCGCACTGGTTATGGTATGGTCCAAGAAAATGGACAACGTAAATACGGCCCTCCTCCCGGTTGGAACAGCCCTTCTCCACCAAGGGGATGTGAGATCTTTGTGGGCAAGATCCCAAGAGATGTCTATGAGGATGAGCTCGTTCCTGTGTTTGAGTCTGTGGGACGCATCTATGAGATGCGCCTGATGATGGACTTTGATGGGAAGAACCGAGGCTACGCATTCGTAATGTACACTGAGAAACACGAGGCAAAGCGAGCTGTGCGGGAGCTCAACAACTACGAGGTGCGTCCTGGGCGACTCCTCGGGGTCTGCTCTTCCGTGGACAACTGCCGTCTTTTCATTGGCGGTATCCCCAAAACCAAAAAGCGTGAGGAGATTCTGGAGGAGGTCTCCAAAGTGACCGAGGGTGTGCTGGATGTGATAGTTTATGCCAGTGCAGCAGACAAGATGAAGAACCGTGGCTTTGCCTTCGTAGAGTATGAGTCGCACCGTGCGGCCGCCATGGCCCGCAGGAAACTAATGCCAGGTCGTATTCAGCTGTGGGGACACCAGATTGCAGTGGACTGGGCAGAACCAGAAATCGATGTGGACGAAGACGTCATGGAGACAgttaaaatactgtatgttaggAATCTCATGATGGAGACAAGCGAGGAAACAATTAAACAG GTGTTTAGTCAGTGGAACCCAGGATGTGtagagcgtgttaagaaaatccGTGATTACGCCTTTGTTCACTTCATATCCCGTGATGATGCCGTGCTGGCCATGGACCACCTCAACGGAACGGAGGTGGAGGGCTCCTGCGTTGAGGTCACACTTGCCAAGCCAGTTGATAAAGAGCAGTACTCTCGCCAGAAGGCCTCAAAGGGGGTACCTGCTGCTCCAGAAGCTCCACAACAGAGCTATGTTTACCAGTGTGACCCTTACACATTGGCCTACTACGGTTATCCCTACAACACACTTATTGGACCCAACAGGGACTACTTTGTGAAAG GATCCTCATTGATACAGAACAATG GTACTGTGCGAGGTCGTGGTCGCGCTACCACAGGTAACCGTACCCCTGGTCCCCGGGGATCATACCTGGGGGGTTACTCTGCTGGTCGTGGCATCTACAGCCGCTACCACGAGGGTAAGACCAAGCTGCCCGAAAAGTCCTATGAACTGATGCCCAGTCTGGAGCTTGCTGCCTCCGTCAACCCAGTTGCCATCAAACCAGGCACAA TGGCATTGCCAACTTTGGCTGGACAGTACCCAGTATTCAGTGCGGCCCCGGCAGCCAAGCTGATGGAGGAGGGCAAGGTGCACACTGTGGAGCACCTTATCAACCCTCTGGCCATGCAACACCCTGAACATACCGCTGCTCCTGCTGCCGCCGCTACGGTTCTGCCTGTCTCCACTCCACCTCCTTTTCAG GGTCGTCCAATCACTCCTGTCTATGCCATGGCCCACAATGTCCCCCGCATTCAAGCAGCTGGTGGCCTGTACAGTGCCGGATACGTCCCTATCACAAACTATGCGGCCAACACGGCCGCTCTGGCTGCCCTGCAGAAGAACGCAGCAGTTGCGGCCGCGGCGTACGGAGGCTACGCTGGCTACGCCGTGCCGCAGGCCTTCCCGGCGACGGCCTTCCAGCTGCCCATCCACGATGTCTACCAGTATTGA
- the rbm47 gene encoding RNA-binding protein 47 isoform X5 gives MTAEDPASSSTMSNNTAPSKPCKSTGASHHAVLGQINIPDGVAGTPNEAALVALMERTGYGMVQENGQRKYGPPPGWNSPSPPRGCEIFVGKIPRDVYEDELVPVFESVGRIYEMRLMMDFDGKNRGYAFVMYTEKHEAKRAVRELNNYEVRPGRLLGVCSSVDNCRLFIGGIPKTKKREEILEEVSKVTEGVLDVIVYASAADKMKNRGFAFVEYESHRAAAMARRKLMPGRIQLWGHQIAVDWAEPEIDVDEDVMETVKILYVRNLMMETSEETIKQVFSQWNPGCVERVKKIRDYAFVHFISRDDAVLAMDHLNGTEVEGSCVEVTLAKPVDKEQYSRQKASKGVPAAPEAPQQSYVYQCDPYTLAYYGYPYNTLIGPNRDYFVKGSSLIQNNAGTVRGRGRATTGNRTPGPRGSYLGGYSAGRGIYSRYHEVALPTLAGQYPVFSAAPAAKLMEEGKVHTVEHLINPLAMQHPEHTAAPAAAATVLPVSTPPPFQGRPITPVYAMAHNVPRIQAAGGLYSAGYVPITNYAANTAALAALQKNAAVAAAAYGGYAGYAVPQAFPATAFQLPIHDVYQY, from the exons ATGACAGCTGAAGATCCTGCTTCCTCTTCAACCATGAGCAACAATACTGCCCCCTCCAAACCCTGCAAATCCACGGGTGCCTCACACCATGCTGTCCTcggacagatcaacattccggaTGGTGTTGCAGGGACTCCCAATGAGGCTGCACTGGTGGCCTTGATGGAGCGCACTGGTTATGGTATGGTCCAAGAAAATGGACAACGTAAATACGGCCCTCCTCCCGGTTGGAACAGCCCTTCTCCACCAAGGGGATGTGAGATCTTTGTGGGCAAGATCCCAAGAGATGTCTATGAGGATGAGCTCGTTCCTGTGTTTGAGTCTGTGGGACGCATCTATGAGATGCGCCTGATGATGGACTTTGATGGGAAGAACCGAGGCTACGCATTCGTAATGTACACTGAGAAACACGAGGCAAAGCGAGCTGTGCGGGAGCTCAACAACTACGAGGTGCGTCCTGGGCGACTCCTCGGGGTCTGCTCTTCCGTGGACAACTGCCGTCTTTTCATTGGCGGTATCCCCAAAACCAAAAAGCGTGAGGAGATTCTGGAGGAGGTCTCCAAAGTGACCGAGGGTGTGCTGGATGTGATAGTTTATGCCAGTGCAGCAGACAAGATGAAGAACCGTGGCTTTGCCTTCGTAGAGTATGAGTCGCACCGTGCGGCCGCCATGGCCCGCAGGAAACTAATGCCAGGTCGTATTCAGCTGTGGGGACACCAGATTGCAGTGGACTGGGCAGAACCAGAAATCGATGTGGACGAAGACGTCATGGAGACAgttaaaatactgtatgttaggAATCTCATGATGGAGACAAGCGAGGAAACAATTAAACAG GTGTTTAGTCAGTGGAACCCAGGATGTGtagagcgtgttaagaaaatccGTGATTACGCCTTTGTTCACTTCATATCCCGTGATGATGCCGTGCTGGCCATGGACCACCTCAACGGAACGGAGGTGGAGGGCTCCTGCGTTGAGGTCACACTTGCCAAGCCAGTTGATAAAGAGCAGTACTCTCGCCAGAAGGCCTCAAAGGGGGTACCTGCTGCTCCAGAAGCTCCACAACAGAGCTATGTTTACCAGTGTGACCCTTACACATTGGCCTACTACGGTTATCCCTACAACACACTTATTGGACCCAACAGGGACTACTTTGTGAAAG GATCCTCATTGATACAGAACAATG CAGGTACTGTGCGAGGTCGTGGTCGCGCTACCACAGGTAACCGTACCCCTGGTCCCCGGGGATCATACCTGGGGGGTTACTCTGCTGGTCGTGGCATCTACAGCCGCTACCACGAGG TGGCATTGCCAACTTTGGCTGGACAGTACCCAGTATTCAGTGCGGCCCCGGCAGCCAAGCTGATGGAGGAGGGCAAGGTGCACACTGTGGAGCACCTTATCAACCCTCTGGCCATGCAACACCCTGAACATACCGCTGCTCCTGCTGCCGCCGCTACGGTTCTGCCTGTCTCCACTCCACCTCCTTTTCAG GGTCGTCCAATCACTCCTGTCTATGCCATGGCCCACAATGTCCCCCGCATTCAAGCAGCTGGTGGCCTGTACAGTGCCGGATACGTCCCTATCACAAACTATGCGGCCAACACGGCCGCTCTGGCTGCCCTGCAGAAGAACGCAGCAGTTGCGGCCGCGGCGTACGGAGGCTACGCTGGCTACGCCGTGCCGCAGGCCTTCCCGGCGACGGCCTTCCAGCTGCCCATCCACGATGTCTACCAGTATTGA